A stretch of Tigriopus californicus strain San Diego chromosome 11, Tcal_SD_v2.1, whole genome shotgun sequence DNA encodes these proteins:
- the LOC131890219 gene encoding histone H2B.3, whose product MPPKVSGKAAKKAGKAQKNISKGDKKKNRKRKESYAIYIYKVLKQVHPDTGISSKAMSIMNSFVNDIFERIASEASRLAHYNKRSTITSREIQTAVRLLLPGELAKHAVSEGTKAVTKYTSSK is encoded by the coding sequence ATGCCTCCCAAAGTATCTGGAAAAGCTGCCAAGAAGGCCGGCAAAGCCCAAAAGAACATCTCCAAGGgcgacaagaagaagaaccgCAAGCGCAAGGAGTCCTATGCTATCTACATCTACAAGGTGTTGAAGCAGGTCCATCCCGACACTGGCATCTCCTCCAAGGCCATGTCCATCATGAACTCGTTCGTGAATGACATCTTTGAGCGTATTGCCTCCGAGGCTTCTCGCTTGGCTCACTACAACAAGCGGTCAACCATCACCTCCCGGGAGATCCAAACTGCCGTGCGACTCCTCTTGCCTGGAGAGTTGGCTAAGCACGCTGTCTCTGAGGGAACCAAAGCTGTCACTAAATACACTTCTTCCAAGTAA
- the LOC131890925 gene encoding histone H2A: MSGRGKGGKVKGKAKSRSNRAGLQFPVGRIHRLLRKGNYAERVGAGAPVYLAAVMEYLAAEVLELAGNAARDNKKTRIIPRHLQLAIRNDEELNKLLSGVTIAQGGVLPNIQAVLLPKKTEKKA, encoded by the coding sequence ATGTCCGGACGAGGCAAAGGAGGCAAAGTGAAAGGAAAGGCAAAGAGCCGATCCAACCGTGCCGGACTTCAGTTCCCCGTTGGACGTATTCATCGTCTTCTCCGCAAGGGAAATTATGCCGAGCGAGTGGGAGCCGGTGCCCCCGTGTACTTGGCCGCTGTCATGGAGTACTTGGCGGCTGAGGTCCTCGAGTTGGCTGGCAACGCTGCCCGTGACAACAAGAAGACCCGTATCATTCCCCGTCACTTGCAACTGGCCATCCGTAACGACGAGGAATTGAACAAGCTCCTGTCGGGTGTGACCATCGCTCAAGGAGGTGTACTGCCTAACATCCAAGCCGTCCTCCTCCCCAAGAAGACCGAGAAGAAAGCTTAA